Proteins encoded by one window of Chryseobacterium aquaeductus:
- the ccoN gene encoding cytochrome-c oxidase, cbb3-type subunit I — translation METQKFYYDNHIVRAFLYATVAFGIIGFILGLTAALMLFYPELPEFLFGTDDTTIQSLRSGNIQGLINSQGTLGFGRIRMLHTSAVIFAFVCNSFFCGAYYSMQRLLKTRMYSDTLSWIHFWTWQIMIIAVVITFLMGINTSKEYAEHEWPIDILITFSWVVFGINMFGTIAKRRVRHLYVAIWFYIATWIAVAMLHIFNNLEVPLSFTGWKSYSAYAGVKDALVQWWYGHNAVAFVLTTPVLGLMYYFMPKAANRPVFSYKLSIIHFWSLIFVYLWAGPHHLQYTALPAWAQAVGTGFSIMLIAPSWGGMLNGLLTLRGAWDKVRENPILKFFVVAITCYGMATFEGPLLATKSLNKIGHYTDWVIGHVHLGALGWNGFMAFGVVYYLVPIMWKTEIWSKKLANWHFWLGTLGIIFYAVPMYIAGFTQGLMWKQFNPDGTLLWKNWLDTVTAIIPYFKLRFLGGLFYLSGAILMVVNVYKTIKAGSFQKNVPAEAPALANVGTARKQGEGVHLWIERTPHILSILAFIAIAIGGLVEIVPTLTVKSNLPQIAAVKPYSPLELEGRDLYIREGCNSCHSQMIRPFRDEVMRFDGKNGQYSKAGEFIYDRPFLWGSKRTGPDLHREGARNPDSWHFKHMYNPRITSAGSIMPRFPWLIANKLDRSQMVAKIKLMKNTFDMPYTKAEIDSADQWANNQSAAIVKRIYSEATDVKSQMEQEKTAKGNTFIPLEQREIIAMIAYLQRLGTDIKTTDIKTASVK, via the coding sequence ATGGAGACGCAAAAATTTTATTATGACAATCATATTGTCAGAGCATTCCTCTATGCCACTGTAGCATTTGGAATTATTGGTTTTATTTTAGGGCTCACCGCTGCTTTGATGTTGTTCTATCCCGAATTACCAGAGTTTTTATTCGGAACAGATGATACTACAATCCAAAGTTTGAGAAGTGGAAATATTCAGGGATTGATCAACTCTCAGGGAACTTTAGGATTTGGAAGAATCAGAATGCTTCATACAAGCGCAGTAATTTTTGCATTCGTCTGTAATTCATTTTTTTGCGGAGCTTACTACAGTATGCAAAGACTTCTGAAAACAAGAATGTACAGCGATACCTTATCCTGGATTCATTTCTGGACTTGGCAAATTATGATCATTGCTGTTGTGATTACCTTTCTGATGGGCATCAACACCTCAAAAGAATATGCAGAACACGAGTGGCCAATTGATATCTTAATCACATTTTCCTGGGTGGTTTTCGGGATAAATATGTTTGGAACAATTGCCAAAAGAAGAGTTCGCCATTTGTATGTCGCCATTTGGTTTTACATCGCTACTTGGATCGCTGTTGCAATGTTGCATATATTCAACAATTTAGAAGTTCCTTTATCTTTCACAGGTTGGAAATCTTATTCTGCCTACGCAGGAGTAAAAGATGCTTTGGTACAGTGGTGGTACGGTCATAATGCAGTTGCCTTCGTTCTGACAACTCCAGTTTTAGGTTTGATGTATTATTTTATGCCAAAAGCTGCCAACAGACCTGTGTTTTCTTACAAATTATCAATCATTCACTTTTGGTCTCTCATCTTCGTTTATCTATGGGCTGGGCCACATCACCTTCAATATACCGCTTTGCCTGCTTGGGCTCAGGCAGTCGGAACAGGTTTCTCAATTATGCTGATCGCACCTTCTTGGGGAGGAATGCTGAACGGACTTCTTACGTTAAGAGGAGCTTGGGATAAAGTGAGAGAAAATCCTATCCTTAAATTCTTTGTGGTAGCAATCACCTGTTACGGAATGGCAACTTTTGAAGGTCCACTTCTAGCAACAAAATCTTTAAATAAAATAGGACATTATACGGACTGGGTAATTGGTCACGTTCACTTGGGAGCTTTAGGCTGGAACGGATTCATGGCGTTCGGAGTTGTTTATTACTTGGTTCCGATCATGTGGAAAACGGAAATTTGGTCTAAAAAATTGGCAAACTGGCATTTTTGGCTGGGAACTTTAGGAATCATTTTCTATGCGGTTCCAATGTACATCGCAGGATTTACGCAAGGTTTGATGTGGAAACAATTTAATCCGGACGGAACTTTATTATGGAAAAACTGGCTAGACACGGTGACTGCAATTATTCCATATTTTAAATTAAGATTTTTGGGAGGATTATTTTATCTGAGCGGAGCGATTTTAATGGTAGTTAATGTTTACAAAACCATCAAAGCAGGATCGTTCCAAAAAAATGTGCCTGCAGAAGCTCCGGCACTAGCAAATGTAGGTACAGCAAGAAAACAGGGAGAAGGTGTACATCTTTGGATAGAAAGAACACCACATATACTATCTATTCTGGCATTCATAGCGATTGCCATTGGCGGATTGGTGGAAATTGTTCCTACACTCACAGTGAAAAGCAATTTGCCTCAAATCGCAGCAGTGAAACCTTATTCGCCATTAGAATTGGAGGGTAGAGATTTATACATTCGTGAAGGTTGTAATTCTTGTCACTCTCAGATGATCAGGCCTTTTCGTGATGAGGTAATGAGATTTGACGGTAAAAACGGGCAGTATTCTAAAGCCGGAGAATTTATTTACGACAGACCGTTTTTATGGGGATCTAAAAGAACGGGACCAGATTTGCACAGAGAAGGTGCAAGAAACCCAGACTCGTGGCATTTTAAACACATGTATAATCCCAGAATTACTTCAGCAGGATCTATCATGCCGCGTTTCCCTTGGTTGATTGCCAATAAACTGGATCGTTCTCAGATGGTTGCCAAGATAAAATTAATGAAAAACACTTTTGATATGCCTTATACAAAAGCTGAAATAGATTCTGCTGATCAATGGGCAAATAACCAATCTGCGGCAATCGTTAAAAGAATTTATTCGGAAGCGACAGATGTCAAAAGCCAGATGGAACAAGAAAAAACTGCCAAAGGAAATACTTTTATTCCACTTGAGCAGAGAGAAATCATTGCTATGATTGCCTATCTGCAAAGACTGGGAACCGACATCAAAACAACAGACATTAAGACGGCAAGTGTAAAATAA